In the Mycoplasmoides gallisepticum genome, one interval contains:
- the glpO gene encoding type 2 glycerol-3-phosphate oxidase, producing the protein MCRYRQTIKLQNMSILKTHFDVAIIGAGIIGASIAYELSRYNLEVVVLEKNPKVANETSLGNSGLIHGGFDPEPHKLEAKLNLQGNLKWREWFKHLEFPRVEIDSLILAFNEEEMKHVHMLYERGLTNGLNKKDLKVLTTQEVLKKEPNVNPAVKGGLLCTSSVAIHPVEATRALLGAAKQNDTRLRVNSEVTNIKYEGDRFALTINNKDKIYARKVINAAGHYADKLANKFGFDNFKQTTRRGEYRILDNYDKNLINSVLFKVPTIHGKGIIIAPTLDGHYLVGPTAQDGVPKEDISLVTKEKYDLIGKIGKDIVPSLKIERTIKTIAGSRPIDVETNDFVIRKSKKNPNFILAAGMQSPALSSAPAIASEIANLLNLKLTPRENFKPDYKIDIF; encoded by the coding sequence ATGTGTCGGTATAGACAAACCATTAAATTACAAAATATGAGTATATTAAAAACACATTTTGATGTGGCTATTATTGGCGCAGGAATTATCGGCGCTTCAATAGCATACGAATTATCTAGATACAACTTAGAAGTTGTAGTTTTAGAAAAAAACCCAAAAGTAGCAAACGAAACTTCATTGGGTAATTCAGGTTTAATTCATGGTGGTTTTGATCCTGAGCCTCACAAACTTGAGGCTAAATTAAATCTTCAAGGTAACTTGAAGTGAAGAGAGTGATTTAAGCACTTAGAATTCCCTAGAGTTGAAATAGATTCATTAATTCTTGCTTTCAACGAAGAAGAGATGAAACATGTTCACATGTTATATGAAAGGGGGTTAACAAACGGGTTAAATAAAAAAGACTTAAAAGTCTTAACTACACAAGAAGTTCTTAAAAAAGAACCAAATGTTAACCCAGCTGTTAAAGGTGGTTTGTTGTGCACCTCTTCAGTGGCAATTCATCCAGTAGAAGCAACTAGAGCTTTATTGGGTGCTGCTAAGCAAAATGACACACGATTAAGAGTTAACTCTGAAGTAACCAACATTAAATATGAAGGCGATCGGTTTGCTCTTACAATCAATAATAAAGACAAGATCTATGCGAGAAAAGTAATTAATGCCGCTGGGCATTATGCTGATAAATTGGCTAATAAGTTTGGTTTTGATAACTTCAAACAAACTACTCGTCGTGGGGAATATCGAATCTTAGATAACTACGATAAGAACCTAATAAACTCTGTTTTATTTAAAGTTCCCACCATCCACGGTAAGGGAATAATTATTGCGCCAACCTTAGATGGACATTATCTAGTTGGACCAACTGCACAAGATGGTGTACCAAAAGAAGATATTTCTTTAGTAACTAAAGAAAAATACGATCTAATCGGCAAGATTGGTAAAGATATTGTTCCTTCATTAAAGATTGAAAGAACAATTAAAACGATTGCTGGATCACGACCAATCGATGTGGAAACAAATGATTTCGTGATTAGAAAAAGCAAGAAAAATCCAAACTTTATTTTAGCAGCCGGAATGCAATCACCCGCTTTATCATCAGCTCCAGCAATCGCATCTGAAATTGCTAACTTATTAAACCTAAAATTAACTCCACGTGAAAACTTCAAACCTGATTACAAGATTGATATTTTCTAA
- a CDS encoding ribonuclease J has product MIKDFKDINPNKKPTKIFAFGGLEEVGKNMYGIEYDDELIIVDCGIKFSSVELLGIDGIVPNFAYAKANQHKIKALVITHGHEDHIGGIPYLLREVSVPVIYAPLMATKLIEKKLHEHHNLNQYKIVSYNDKSEFSTKHFKIDFYRVCHSIPDAFGVCVQTPNGNIVESGDYRFDFNAGNEELDIHKVVEISRRGIDLFMTETTNAEIPGFSSSEKEIYDNIKNIIKNANGRVILSTFASNVTRISEVIEIAIQHGRKICLLGKSMDNNVSISRDVGYINLKDDDIVESRYVEQHPDNEIMIFCTGSQGEELAALNMLASGRHPWIQLKKTDSIIMSSNPIPGNYAAVERLLNELSKEEGISIYENSPTLKLHASGHATMQEIQLMLSLLRPKYLFPIHGEYKMFTSLKRIAKKCGFDPENVALHKNGQIVYLIDRELYYTKETIDAEPLFIEGKSVSPNVKRIMNTRQVLSEEGIFAITVVIDKATKQIKTLPKLKSSGCFYLKESHGLMTKIAYEIITNANEYLAKNQNYSEHELKKIIHESCRFYIWRNKHRNPLVVSNIREI; this is encoded by the coding sequence ATGATTAAGGATTTTAAAGATATTAATCCTAATAAAAAACCCACCAAAATCTTTGCTTTTGGTGGACTTGAAGAAGTAGGAAAAAACATGTATGGTATCGAATACGACGATGAATTAATCATCGTTGATTGTGGTATCAAGTTCTCTTCTGTTGAACTATTAGGAATCGATGGGATCGTTCCCAATTTTGCTTATGCAAAAGCAAACCAACACAAGATTAAGGCATTAGTTATTACCCATGGTCACGAAGACCACATTGGGGGAATTCCTTATTTATTAAGAGAGGTTAGTGTTCCTGTAATTTATGCGCCGTTGATGGCAACTAAATTAATCGAGAAAAAATTACATGAACACCATAACCTAAACCAATATAAGATCGTTTCATATAACGATAAATCTGAGTTTAGTACCAAACACTTTAAAATTGATTTTTATCGAGTGTGTCACTCGATCCCAGATGCATTTGGTGTTTGTGTTCAAACACCAAATGGTAATATCGTTGAAAGTGGTGATTACCGTTTTGATTTTAATGCTGGTAATGAAGAGTTAGATATTCATAAAGTCGTTGAGATCAGTAGACGTGGGATTGATCTGTTTATGACTGAAACCACGAATGCTGAGATCCCGGGGTTTTCAAGCTCTGAAAAAGAGATCTACGATAATATTAAAAATATTATCAAGAATGCTAATGGACGGGTGATCTTATCAACGTTTGCTTCAAACGTTACCAGAATAAGTGAAGTAATCGAGATCGCAATCCAACACGGTCGTAAGATCTGTTTATTGGGTAAATCAATGGATAATAACGTTTCGATCTCTCGAGATGTTGGGTATATTAACCTTAAAGATGATGATATTGTTGAATCTAGATATGTAGAACAACACCCTGATAATGAGATCATGATCTTTTGTACGGGTTCTCAAGGAGAAGAGTTGGCTGCACTTAATATGTTAGCAAGCGGGCGTCATCCTTGGATCCAACTTAAAAAGACCGATTCAATTATCATGTCATCTAACCCGATTCCGGGGAATTATGCAGCCGTAGAACGGCTACTTAACGAACTATCTAAAGAAGAGGGGATCTCGATTTATGAAAATTCTCCGACGTTAAAGTTGCACGCTTCTGGTCACGCAACGATGCAAGAGATTCAACTAATGTTAAGCTTGCTAAGACCTAAATACTTATTTCCAATCCATGGGGAATATAAGATGTTTACTTCTTTAAAAAGAATTGCTAAAAAGTGTGGTTTTGACCCAGAAAACGTAGCCCTACATAAAAACGGTCAGATCGTTTATCTAATCGATCGTGAACTGTATTACACAAAAGAAACGATCGATGCTGAACCACTCTTCATCGAAGGTAAATCCGTTTCACCTAACGTTAAAAGAATTATGAACACTAGACAGGTGTTATCTGAAGAGGGGATCTTTGCAATTACTGTCGTAATTGATAAAGCAACCAAACAGATTAAGACTTTACCTAAACTAAAATCTAGTGGTTGTTTCTATCTCAAAGAAAGTCATGGTCTAATGACCAAGATTGCTTATGAGATTATAACTAATGCTAATGAGTATTTAGCTAAAAACCAAAACTACTCAGAGCACGAATTAAAGAAAATTATCCACGAAAGTTGCCGTTTCTACATCTGGAGAAACAAACACCGCAACCCACTAGTGGTATCAAACATCAGAGAGATCTAA
- a CDS encoding adenine nucleotide alpha hydrolase family protein: MQARKLQDFLISTVTLLRDTIKNKKAIIPLNGGVFSFVLAKITKIALNKNLICIYIDNGMMRHNEVANKINFFREKLDLEVWHIDAKELFLNNLKGHISYADKKKAIDDTFLEVVIQTIVDIGEKIDFALLGTCFDDLNQGLNISMALTNDVYIFEPLKQLTIQQVIELGELLSIDPNFLKEPTLPLSGFGLMVEDEVTEEKIVILKKVYYLINTILNQGLQNKFEISIRDDYKDKSAYNLYIEFNQPISDLLVKKVKDQINGLLSNIKKIFIKV, from the coding sequence ATGCAAGCAAGAAAACTACAAGATTTTTTAATTAGCACAGTCACCTTATTAAGGGACACAATTAAAAATAAGAAAGCCATCATCCCTTTGAATGGTGGTGTGTTTTCTTTTGTATTAGCTAAGATCACCAAGATTGCTTTAAATAAAAATCTGATCTGCATTTATATTGATAATGGGATGATGCGTCATAATGAAGTGGCTAACAAGATCAATTTTTTTAGGGAAAAACTTGATCTTGAAGTATGACATATTGATGCTAAAGAGTTGTTCTTAAACAACTTAAAAGGTCATATTAGTTATGCCGATAAGAAGAAAGCAATTGATGATACGTTTTTAGAAGTGGTGATACAAACGATTGTTGATATTGGTGAAAAGATCGATTTTGCTTTACTAGGAACTTGTTTTGATGATCTTAACCAAGGGCTAAATATCTCAATGGCATTGACCAATGATGTTTACATCTTCGAACCATTAAAACAACTAACGATCCAACAAGTCATCGAGTTGGGAGAGTTATTAAGTATTGATCCCAACTTTTTAAAAGAACCAACTTTACCCTTATCAGGGTTTGGTTTAATGGTTGAAGATGAAGTAACCGAAGAAAAGATCGTTATTCTTAAAAAGGTTTATTATCTGATTAACACGATCCTAAACCAAGGTTTACAAAATAAATTTGAGATCTCAATCAGGGATGATTATAAAGATAAGAGTGCTTATAATCTCTATATCGAATTTAACCAACCGATCTCAGATCTATTGGTTAAAAAAGTAAAAGACCAAATTAATGGTCTTTTATCTAATATTAAGAAGATCTTTATTAAGGTTTAG
- a CDS encoding ferritin-like domain-containing protein, with product MHSNVRKLLNNQYNSEMAAATMMFEYSARIDEYGMDHFSALLYDWAKEKLEHAQKLEWYLRLNEQWIRTN from the coding sequence ATGCATAGTAATGTTCGAAAGTTATTAAATAACCAATATAATAGCGAAATGGCTGCTGCCACGATGATGTTTGAGTATTCTGCGCGGATTGACGAATACGGAATGGATCACTTTAGTGCGCTGTTATATGATTGAGCAAAAGAGAAGTTAGAACATGCTCAAAAGCTTGAATGATACTTAAGATTAAATGAACAATGAATTAGAACTAATTAG
- a CDS encoding MIP family Ig-specific serine endopeptidase — MSFVSASCQKMQAPATKSAEEIFRTLTKGDITIAFNKNQDKTKILPSAINEKNYFNYFYFQISQSVDQKELDHINFDAKNFVPNNQSGTLSFDLDVSVVDRPKDIKNFDFRIDGLMTGSGASSGSGSSSASSGSGSGNSGSTTTQPEHDPNDCPPDTSKANKTSSSEKTVNTTIPTESQRQPRDSSKPPSFPNGFPGFPGSNITKKFVQKQNSYPDYVASRYKTVDKQLIYKEIWDRTFSIRPGTFTSDNGTAHPIVDQGTGWVLDYAKNSSNNNQLKLFIATNLHVIGNYGNTNSKELDDLLSYSDPTGVKPSGFALGKSNKTPSFTPQPNNQSVDQLKQNAGTMLYYSYKEGGGKIGIEEVKTTEAFSTPKIVFAAVDYLDDHALNQYKSKIDEKWKEWKAKTLSSINGSNSSDGTVFADEEKARLKKLTEYNGKISFYTDFGILELDVDLSKADEKLKEWINNSTKAVDSYVNRIKTTQHLPNYNPETGNYFPTLDYISKNLGLASCKPSYAYGIDNAKDIYIAGYPKDLQSQTFWMQNNPAERYQDITQGSVNNQLRIPQQAWLPNKDLFNVPSYTRSTDSATSKTWSDINNIQIYTKLWNRPFIDRYGFNYFTKFSSLYYGASGSVAYNDFGQIVGIYDGVASSTNFGDVSNLGTFAPLVQAANIKVQSDENITNYAYNLIDNKGFPHQTRSYRSNLSLFYPNGFTWPSTSGTPTQSNSKVTAIFPNGF; from the coding sequence GTGAGTTTTGTATCTGCTTCATGTCAGAAAATGCAAGCTCCAGCAACAAAAAGTGCAGAGGAGATATTTCGCACTTTAACTAAAGGCGATATTACGATCGCATTTAATAAAAATCAGGATAAAACCAAGATTCTTCCCAGTGCAATTAATGAGAAGAACTATTTTAATTATTTCTACTTTCAAATTAGTCAGAGTGTTGACCAAAAAGAATTAGATCACATTAATTTTGATGCGAAGAACTTTGTTCCTAATAACCAATCGGGTACTTTATCATTTGATCTAGATGTATCAGTTGTTGACAGACCTAAAGATATTAAAAATTTCGATTTTAGAATCGATGGTCTGATGACAGGTAGTGGAGCTAGTAGTGGTAGTGGGTCAAGTTCTGCTAGTAGCGGATCAGGTTCAGGTAATAGTGGGTCAACTACAACTCAACCTGAGCACGATCCAAATGACTGTCCACCAGATACTAGTAAGGCTAATAAAACTTCAAGTAGTGAAAAAACAGTTAATACAACTATACCAACTGAAAGCCAAAGACAACCTCGTGATAGTAGTAAACCACCTAGTTTTCCTAATGGGTTTCCAGGATTCCCTGGATCAAATATTACTAAGAAATTTGTTCAAAAACAAAATAGTTATCCAGACTATGTAGCGAGTAGATACAAAACTGTAGACAAACAACTAATATATAAAGAAATATGAGACCGTACTTTCTCTATAAGGCCAGGGACTTTTACCAGTGATAACGGAACAGCTCATCCAATAGTTGACCAAGGTACAGGATGAGTTTTAGATTACGCTAAGAACTCGTCAAACAACAATCAACTAAAATTATTCATTGCAACTAACCTACACGTTATTGGAAATTATGGAAATACTAACTCTAAAGAGTTAGACGATTTATTATCTTATTCAGACCCAACAGGTGTTAAACCAAGCGGATTTGCTCTTGGTAAATCTAATAAAACTCCATCGTTTACTCCTCAACCTAACAATCAAAGTGTTGATCAACTAAAACAAAATGCAGGCACCATGCTTTATTATTCATATAAAGAAGGAGGGGGCAAAATTGGTATAGAAGAGGTTAAAACTACTGAAGCTTTCAGCACTCCTAAAATTGTGTTTGCTGCAGTTGACTATTTAGATGATCACGCTTTAAACCAATATAAATCTAAAATAGATGAAAAATGAAAAGAATGAAAAGCTAAAACCTTAAGTTCTATTAACGGATCTAATTCAAGTGACGGTACTGTATTTGCTGATGAAGAAAAAGCTAGATTAAAGAAATTAACCGAATACAATGGTAAGATTTCATTCTATACTGACTTTGGGATTTTAGAATTAGACGTTGATCTATCAAAAGCAGATGAAAAACTTAAGGAATGAATAAATAATTCAACCAAAGCTGTAGATTCTTACGTAAATAGAATAAAAACTACACAACACTTACCTAACTATAATCCAGAAACAGGTAATTATTTCCCTACTTTAGATTACATCTCTAAAAATCTAGGATTAGCATCTTGTAAACCTTCTTATGCATATGGTATTGATAATGCAAAAGATATCTATATAGCCGGTTATCCTAAAGACCTACAAAGTCAAACTTTCTGAATGCAGAATAATCCAGCAGAAAGATATCAAGATATAACACAGGGTAGTGTTAATAATCAACTACGTATTCCTCAACAAGCTTGACTACCTAATAAAGATCTATTTAACGTACCAAGCTATACTCGTTCTACAGACTCGGCAACATCAAAAACTTGATCTGATATAAATAATATTCAAATTTATACAAAACTTTGAAACAGACCGTTCATTGACAGATACGGATTTAATTACTTCACTAAATTCTCATCACTATACTATGGAGCTTCTGGTTCTGTAGCTTACAATGACTTTGGTCAAATTGTTGGTATCTATGATGGGGTTGCTAGTAGCACAAATTTTGGTGACGTTTCAAATCTTGGAACATTTGCACCTTTAGTACAAGCTGCTAACATTAAAGTTCAATCTGATGAAAACATTACTAATTATGCTTACAACTTAATTGACAATAAAGGTTTCCCGCACCAAACTAGATCATACCGAAGTAACTTAAGTCTGTTCTACCCTAACGGATTTACCTGACCTTCAACATCTGGTACACCTACTCAAAGTAACTCTAAAGTAACAGCAATTTTCCCTAACGGTTTCTAA
- a CDS encoding ferritin-like domain-containing protein yields the protein MATPKLVDSTEPLGILEAVSEYQRATAVAFDEIAEVALINKDFGTYNFVGFFIENQLYQKKKCADLINTFKMSEDLLIIDEKIKQIKEEHLANITKSHK from the coding sequence TTGGCAACACCTAAATTAGTTGATTCAACTGAACCGTTAGGAATTTTAGAAGCAGTATCTGAGTACCAAAGAGCTACAGCGGTTGCGTTTGATGAGATCGCTGAAGTGGCTTTAATTAACAAAGATTTTGGCACTTATAATTTCGTTGGTTTCTTTATTGAAAACCAACTATATCAAAAGAAAAAATGTGCTGATCTAATCAACACATTTAAGATGTCAGAAGATCTGTTAATCATTGATGAGAAGATTAAGCAGATTAAAGAAGAACATTTAGCTAATATCACTAAAAGTCATAAATAA
- a CDS encoding MIP/aquaporin family protein, with translation MNTTVNILLGELIGTMVLIILGNGVCASVNYKNMFAKQVGANWLLIALGWGFAVFCGVVISIQVLKGNANLNPAVTVYFMINQKGANIGLLFAMIAMQLLGAMIAQIILNSLNWKHIIENDAEMLKASSCTGPSHRKAWFRNISYEMLGTMILLAGVMAGDYHKLTGVFFVMAIVMSLGSVTGCAINPARDFGPRVIYFLTAKAFNKKLQNPVSADFRYGLVPLLAPIAAGLIMGGFSLLINQ, from the coding sequence ATGAATACAACAGTTAATATTCTCCTTGGTGAACTAATTGGTACCATGGTATTAATTATTCTTGGTAATGGTGTGTGTGCTAGTGTCAACTACAAGAATATGTTTGCTAAACAAGTTGGTGCTAACTGGTTGTTAATTGCTTTGGGTTGGGGGTTTGCCGTATTCTGTGGTGTGGTTATTAGTATCCAAGTTTTAAAAGGTAATGCAAACTTAAACCCAGCAGTGACAGTTTATTTCATGATTAACCAAAAAGGTGCTAACATTGGTTTATTATTTGCCATGATTGCAATGCAATTATTAGGGGCAATGATAGCGCAAATAATCCTTAATTCACTTAACTGAAAACACATCATTGAAAATGATGCTGAAATGCTAAAAGCCTCTTCTTGTACAGGTCCTTCTCACCGTAAAGCTTGATTTAGAAACATTTCATATGAAATGTTAGGCACTATGATTCTTTTAGCTGGTGTAATGGCTGGAGACTATCACAAACTAACAGGTGTCTTCTTTGTTATGGCTATTGTAATGAGCTTAGGTTCTGTAACTGGATGTGCAATTAACCCTGCTAGAGATTTTGGTCCAAGAGTTATTTACTTCTTAACAGCTAAAGCGTTTAATAAAAAATTACAAAATCCAGTGTCAGCTGATTTTAGATATGGTTTAGTTCCATTATTAGCGCCAATTGCTGCGGGATTAATTATGGGTGGTTTCTCATTATTAATTAATCAATAA